GGCAACCAGCCCAGAACGGGAAGTTTCGTGAGGTTTTCGACGGCCTCCGTCACCGTCTCGGCGTGGGCCTCTCCGCCCACGCGATTGAGGACGACGGCCACGAGAGAGGGAGCCAGATTCGGCAAGGTGGCGAAGCCGTGGACGACGGCGGCGACGCTCGTCGCCCCGGCGGCGGCGTCGACGACGAGCAGGACGGGCAGATCGAGGCGACGGGCCGTCCATGCCGTCGAGTAGAGGCCTTCGGGACCCAGGCCGTCGTAAAGGCCCATGACGCCTTCGACGACGGCGACATCGGCCTCGGCCTGTCGCCTGAAGAGAGCCTCGAGCCTCGGCCCGGGAAGAAGGTGGCCGTCGAGGTTGCGACAGGGGCGTCCCGCAGCCGCCGCCAGATAAGAGGGGTCGATGAAGTCGGGACCGACCTTGAAGGGCTGAACGCGGAGTCCCTTGAGCGTCAGGGCGCGGATCAGGCCCGATGTGAACGTCGTCTTGCCCGAACCGCTCGAGGCGGCGGCGACGACAAAAGCCGGATGGGTCATCGTGGGAACTCCTTTCTTCGATTCGTTGCGATCCTTACGCGGAAGGTTCGGACGACAGCTCCATTTTAGCGTCTGAAGGGAAAAAGGAGCAGAGGAACGGAAGCGACTTCAGGACACCGAAGGAGCGTTCCTCCGAAGGGGGCGGCCTCCTCGCAAGAGAGGACGGGGAGAAGAGGGAAACAGGACCGCCCCGACCGGGAGCTCGTCGACGGCGTTCCCTCCTCGCGAGCGCCTCTCGCGGCGCAGAGATCCCTCGTGTAGAATAGGAAAGGAGATACACGACCGACGAGGAGGAATTTGCATGCTGATCTGGATCGCCGCCCCGGCCGCCGTCACACTTGTCATTCTCTGGGCCGTCTCGGTCTACAACCGACTCATCCGCCTTCAGAACATGAGGGAAGAGGGGTGGAGCGGCATCGACGTCCAGCTGAAACGGCGCTTCGACCTCGTGCCCAACCTCGTCGAAACCGTCAAGGCTTACGCCGCCCACGAGAGCGACGTCTTTCAGAAGGTGACGGAGGCCCGTGCCAGTGTGGCCCGGGCCCAGTCCGTAGGGGACCGGGCCCAGTCGGAGAACATGCTCTCCGGCGCCCTCAAGTCCCTCTTCGCCGTGGCAGAGAACTACCCCGAACTGAAGGCCAACACGAACTTCCTCCAGCTCCAGGAACAGCTCGGTTCCCTGGAAAACGACATCCAGATGTCGCGCCGCTACTACAACGGAACGGCCAGGGACTACAACG
The DNA window shown above is from Aminithiophilus ramosus and carries:
- a CDS encoding LemA family protein, with amino-acid sequence MLIWIAAPAAVTLVILWAVSVYNRLIRLQNMREEGWSGIDVQLKRRFDLVPNLVETVKAYAAHESDVFQKVTEARASVARAQSVGDRAQSENMLSGALKSLFAVAENYPELKANTNFLQLQEQLGSLENDIQMSRRYYNGTARDYNVAIATFPAVLIARHFGHVKADYFEADEGERAAPEVAF